In the Dysidea avara chromosome 14, odDysAvar1.4, whole genome shotgun sequence genome, GCCTACAGGCTGCTATCAATAGTGGGATTTATTGTCATGCCTACCACACACTGTACCACCACTGTTAATATGTCAATTACAatgaacacacatacatactcaCATATATATGAAAAGAATCATAGCCAGTCCTCAGTGTTGTATCCATGAGGAAACTGTTGCCATGCCTGGATAGACTGTGTAGAGAGGTAGGATGGAAATGTAATTAAGCCAGTTTGTTTTGGTGACTATGTATCATTCAATCTACTGGAGACTAAATCTGATAATGTGACTATAAATATGTTAACTAGCATGAGAAACTACAAGAAGCACGAGATATGAAAATCATTCTGGTGGGAGACTCCTCCGTAGGGAAGACATCTATTATTCTTCAATATATATTTGGGGAATGTGGAACTCCAAAGCCAACTGTATCCTTTTGACAAATATTTGTATGTGACATAGACACCCACAAGTGTTACAGTATTTTATGCAGTACTTTCCAAGTACATAATAATGAATCAAAATTATTTCGTTTATGAAAATGAAATATTTATAACTATCTTATTTGACTTTGTGGATTTAATTATTATCGTATTTGAAGAATTAAAGCTTATTCCAGTCTGAGTGGTACTAAAATGCACCCACATAATTCCCTAGACTACAAAAATAACACCTATACACAAATTGACAAAAAAGTTTATAAAGTAGACCCCATCATTACCATAATCCTTGAGACTAAGGCCATTGTTGATGCCCAACTCACTATACCACCTCATCTCTCTATTATATACTACAACAAATGAGAGACAAAAAATACTAAGTAGGAAGACAAATGGAAAATATAAATCACTTTGCCACACAACGATAGCAGTCCATTCACAGATACCACAAGGGAGTGAACTGGTTTATAGTGCCATTGACAGTCATTAAGTTTTCTCCATTAACTGTGCCCTTATCGATGACGAGTCCAAGTGGGGCACAGGGGGGCACGTCCCTCTTCTCAATAAAGCTACAAGCAAAACTTcaaacaagatcaagatactctaatagagtagtactCTAACAGTCACCGCATGTAACACTATTAGAACTTTCCATGCATGCACAGTTGCTGAGTATATATACAAAAACTGGTATCTGCAGCACCATCCCATGGGTCTGCTAGGAATTTTGCAGATGTAATGCACCTGGTCCTTTGTATGCCTTTTATTTGACAATAGGATCATAATCAAACTACTTATAACTGTCACTGATCCGTACAACTCTTGATTGATGTAGGCCACTTAGAAAGCATTATTACTATACATATATTAGATATTTGTGTACAGTAAAATTTTCAATCATGAAACATATACTTCTGGGGGACTGTGCCCCACCCCCACTCCATATACCTACTATCCTAGTGCACCTACTAGTATATCCTAGTATACCTACTATCCTTGCCAAACCCTGAATCTGCTCCTGCTTATGGCTATACTCAAACTCATGAGTTGGGTGTCAATAAATATGCAGTAGACACTAGCAAGTTATACCAGTTGTTGACTTATATACTGGTTAGTGTGGCACTGGCTACTTCACTCAGTATGTACATCACAAAGAGAAGAACATCAATGTAAAGTTGTACCTGTGGGACACTATGGGACAGGAGAGATTCAACTCTATTACTGCAGTGAGTGATCTTTCTGTAATAAGAACCAGTTGTGTTCTGCATTCATTACTGTATGGTTGGGTTAGctaattatttatttactgtGTATCAACTCTCCACCAGCTGTAGTTATATGTTATCCTAGATTCCTACGTATAATTATGACGTTGTATATTCTGTAGAACGTTTACAAAAAAAGTGATGCTGCTGTAATAGTGTTTGACCTGGTGTCAGAAAACACACTCAATTCAGTACACTGGTGGCTCAAGCAGCTGCACGACAGATTGCCTTCAGAGAAAAGGAACATTCCAGTTGTTCTGGCAGGAAATAAGGTCTGGATTTATAACATACTTAATGAATCTTGTCTGTGGAGCATATCATAGGTGAAAGTGTTGATTCCCAATTGTAACAAGCTTGCCATGCAGTTGTAATTATGTTACACAGTAAACTACCTGCGTGGTTTCTATTCAGTGCATGTGGCCTAACATATACTTTTCCACTGTAGAGTGACTTGCTACCTTCTGAACATGCAAACATTAAGAGGAAGGCTAGACAAAAAGCTTTTGATCTTGAAATGAAAGACTTCATATTGGTGTCTGCAGTGACTGGTTTTGGTATGGATGAGCTGTTTGGAAGAGTAGTGACTTTGGTAAGACCCAAACTTGTTTGCCTGTTTTACATTTGAAATCTTTATTATATTCTAGGCTCTGGACAATGCTACTAGTGAAGAATCAGAAAATGTAATACATGTAACAGGAACAGTTGATGCCAATAAAAAATCTTGTTCATGTTAGAAATTTCACTACATTGCTCTATTTGTACATTATTTTATGACCCTCAAATGTTGGCGTGTTTTATAATTGTTAATTTATATACAGGGAACACTTATACAAATTCACTGAAACACAATGTAAAATCACGATTGTAGTTTTTATGTCTCTTTGTATGCATCCTTCATTACCCACGCATCAACAGTAAACATTGCTGAAGTATTCTCAGTAAAGAGGATAACACTATTGGAGCTGGCTAGGGTGGGGTAGACTCGGGAGGTGATCACTGCTTCACCCTTGTTCACAAACACCTCCACTGCGCTCTTGTCTACCATTATCTCCAGAGTTACTAACTGGTCATGGCTATTCACTTGAGCAGTATAAGACGACTTTGTTACATTAGTGGCAGGTAGTAAACTTGAATTAATTGTTGAAACTTCCAGTTgtaactgataaagtacatatcATACACTGGGTAGTCTGGTAACTGATCTCACCTGGGTTGAAGTGGTTCCTGATGTGCAGTTCACACGTGGTACAGGAGATCGGTTTGCATGTTTTAGCCAACAACAAGTCTCGTGAGACACACAAGGGAATGCAGAGTTGTTGCCATAGTCAACAGTCTACAAGTGTGGTGTGTACATATGAAGTTTTCTCAAAGCAGTACATGGAGTATTCATTTGTACATAAATTTCTGAGTGAAAGTTGATTTGAAAGTTAAATTCACGCATTTAATGTTATAAATGACAaggtgtagctacatactaaatCTGACAAACACTATGTCTATTGTGTGTTATTAGTGGCATACTCACCAGCAGTGGCTGAGGATCAGCAAACGTCCAAGCCACACAACCAGAGTCTGCACAACAAGCTTTCTGACATAATGTTGGATCATGTCCATCCACCTTGAAACTGTGTACAGGATGTGTATCAAACATAACAGTATAATGTGTATAAAATGGCATGTTTGCAAAAATCCCATAGGTAATAAATTGTATATGTAATGGATTTAGAGCAAGAGTAAACTCTTCCCACTCTAAATCCATTTTCAGTGGTTATGCACCAGGTAAGTGATACCAGATTTTATATATGTCAAAGCATCACTGCAACTGCTCTATACAAGAAATAAAGCACACTGAAAGAGTAGGTGAGAGAGATAAATGTACTATATTTTAtcttgagaccactctttgagtgctacaTTTTGCATATAGCATGAGCAAACTgatgctttaactagtatagaGAACCGCCTTCAACCTGAGGTAAACAACGTGTATGAAACCACTGAGTAGTCTTGAAATCCATTACCATCACAAGCTGTTCTATagctacctgatatagaactgctGATACATATACGTTAATATTTTATACACGAATTATCTGTATAatagttaaaaataattcgtcGTTTTAATTTTTGTCGATACAGCcagtggtgaaaattttgacgacaaatttttcctgatttacggtagtACATTCACTGATATAGAATAGGACACTATTTACATACTTGGTATAATCTGCTCCTGGTATATTTGTACCAACTGACCATTGTCCAATATGATTACAATTGGTATCTGAATAAACAATATAGCTTCATTAAAGCATCTTACATTAAACCAATCTGCATGCTAGAGATTATATAACAAAACATGATTAATATATATACTTCTTCATGATAATCATGTAAGAGTACCATACTAACTAGTACTAAACATACTTACCAGAATTTTGGATATTAATAGCAGTATATTCTTTCATATTTTCATCAGCTAAAACAAAGATTCCCACCTTGCTGTTGGGAGAGAACTTTCCCATTATGGTCACTACCATGTGGAGCTAATATGAAACAATAACTCTACATGTAGCGATAATGAAATACTGCTGACTTGATTTCCCATGCCCCCAAGTTTGTATGTTGCATTTTCTGGAAGAGGTATTTGATTAAAGTAGCCCAAGTGATCTCCATGTAGCAAACTTAGCTCCTGCGAACATAACATGTAAATAAGTGACATTGCTTACATTAGACCTTAAGGTATGAATGAGTGTGACTCTATACCTGAGTACTGCCTAGCGGTACTGGTGAAAATTATTACTATGCATTTCATCAATTACAACCCCCCAGGCCTTCCCTTCTCAAGTGAAAGTCTTGTACAGTACTAACCTCCACAGGGTTGAACAACAAGGTGTTATCAGGAGACAATGATATTACCCGTGGTACACTCTGCATACCTAAGGATATAAAATATACACTATCATTACAGCTATATAGTGAGCCTTTATTGTTGTGCCTGTACAAATGACTTTTGGATTCAGTACATGGTCTGAAAGTATCTCATAGATAATACCATACACTGTATTTTGCTAGCTTTACAAATTGCTTTTATCTTTTCTTGCAGCACTACTAATGCCATGCATTAATCAACCTGATTTAGTGTTCTGACTGTCCGTGGTGGAAATGGTAGCACTAATTTCAAATTCTAAATCAATCTGGAAAACATACAATTGAACCATGAATCTACATATAGGTACAATTAACGAAGCTTTTGAAAAATGTAAAAGTTTATTTCACAATATTTTATGTTGCATGTTACTACATGCTATGGTTGTTATAAACTTTAGTTATATAGGAATTTACAATGTGTTTATGAGTTGTGATGAAGAGTGCTACAGAAACTACTAGCATGTACTAGTCACCATAGGACATCTACCATATTACCTGCCCAGCCATTTTTATGAATAGTATCATCAGATAGAGACTCTGATATCCAACCATACACTATCCTCCTACCATGTGAATCAAAGAAACTATTAGCAGCATAGAAGTGACCATAGTCAACCATTCCTTTTGAAACTGTTTGGAATTTGTAACCAGCTCCCtgaaaatgatgatgatgacggtAGGCTTTGCAATATCAGTCTCACCATTTTGCCAACAAACCATAGTGATTTCCCCAGGTTGGGAGATGAGTAGATATACACATAGAGTTGATCAGTAATAGGAAACATGTCTACACAcctgtagaaaacaagataCTTGACAACATCTCACAGTATTTAAAGTATTATGGTTTAGTACCCAGAACAGACCAAAGAGTTACGtatggggggaggggggagcGAGAAGGCAACTTTGGCAATTGAAGCTACACAGTGGAATTTGAAGCATATAACATACGTACATGGAGGTAATTTTATATCTGCAATACGTTTTTGTAAATATAACTATATTGACAATTACATAGTGGATATTGTGCTGGTACTGGTTAACAAGTATGAATGGCTATTGTGCCGGCATAGTAGTATTCCCTGAGTATtccccgagtattcgactttaggacATATGACCAGTAGTTTGCCTCAAGTCTTGTACGTTTAGGGCATATGACAAGTAgtattagcattagggttagggtcgggttcagctttggtttcttcttcacttcagttggacatttataacgtagaaactaatGCAGATCAGTAGCTGCAGCactggtggtacagtggttacaAGTATAGACCATGAATATGGATGCCAGGGTTCGAGCCCCAGCTAAGACAACATTTTTCCCCCACTTTCTTATGTTTTTTGTCgaagttttttttaaatgcacGTAGCTTCCACTGCTGGCAAAATATTCAGTGAAACAGTGGGCTCTATAACCTGTCTCACAATTATTGAAGAAATATAAAGtgactgactgttctgttagattATTAAACTGCTCAATTAAATATCTCGCTGTTGCAATTATTGTCCTTGGTCCATTTTCACCACCTATGTTAATACCCATCATATGTTTGCATTGAACTCACAGCAGCTAAAATAGTGAAACATCCCAATATCAGGATCAATAACCAAGTAGaaatgcaatatacagatatataCATATTGTACACATACTCTGCTCTAGGTCCAAGGGTACTGTTTCCAATCCACACAGTTGATACATACTCCCAGTTTATCAAGTTACTGCTGTTAAATAATAATGCCTGTGGAATGCTCCCTATCAGTGAAAATGAATGTGTAAATAATTTAAGCTAAGAAGTTTATACTAGGCTGTAAGCTAGTAACAGTACACTGTACAAGTCTTCAGCATGCTATTATTATACTTCAAAGTTCAATATTGCAAGTGAGCTATAAAGATCATACCAGTTTTAGTTGGATCACCTTGAGCAGACCCAACCAGCACCATGTAATCACCAGATGGCTCTTCCTATAGGTATAAAACAATAGTCATGCATACACATACTACATTGACTGTAAAGTGAAAAATCTTAATTTAATTTGTTGGAGGTAACAATTATTGAAAAATTTGCTGTAAAATGAGAGCAATCTCTACCTAGAACATACATGACTAGCATGACGTTTCTTTGAACCATCAAAGAAACATGAGTATACTGTGAACGTGTGCGTGAAGTTGAGCATGGTGTGTTTACTCCCTTGGTGTTGTCATCCTCGGGAGGTATGGCTTGTGAggcactgtttttttttataaACGGCTGGCTGAGCGTGTAAGTCAAAAGTGGGAGGAAAGTTATTCAGtagttatattagagtatctcgatcttttcttgcaaacagtgtcccaaaaagtggggggccatggcccccccgtctccaccgcctatggtaCCACCTAAAGGTGTGGAGACTGTACTTCAACATTTACTACAATTTCTTATGGGTTGGCTACAATGTCGAATCTCTTTTGCTATGTTGAGATATGCCATTATGTGCATTAGGAGCAGCCGCTCTTCAGCTGGACACCCAGTGATGAAAAATGCTGCATCCCTGGCTGTTGCTGAAGGAGAGCTACAGCTTGACTGTTGATTTTTTATTTCAATGCTTTATTTATTATGTAAAATATGGTCATATGTCTACTTGAAAAAAAATACACACATGTCTAGCAGTTGAGAAATAGATTTTAAGT is a window encoding:
- the LOC136244261 gene encoding uncharacterized protein isoform X2; the encoded protein is MDKDLMTWNTSSPAPIITTPSSINASYVGDPHIWQEEPSGDYMVLVGSAQGDPTKTGSIPQALLFNSSNLINWEYVSTVWIGNSTLGPRAECVDMFPITDQLYVYIYSSPNLGKSLWFVGKMGAGYKFQTVSKGMVDYGHFYAANSFFDSHGRRIVYGWISESLSDDTIHKNGWAGMQSVPRVISLSPDNTLLFNPVEELSLLHGDHLGYFNQIPLPENATYKLGGMGNQLHMVVTIMGKFSPNSKVGIFVLADENMKEYTAINIQNSDTNCNHIGQWSVGTNIPGADYTNFKVDGHDPTLCQKACCADSGCVAWTFADPQPLLTVDYGNNSAFPCVSHETCCWLKHANRSPVPRVNCTSGTTSTQLQLEVSTINSSLLPATNVTKSSYTAQVNSHDQLVTLEIMVDKSAVEVFVNKGEAVITSRVYPTLASSNSVILFTENTSAMFTVDAWVMKDAYKET
- the LOC136244261 gene encoding uncharacterized protein isoform X1, with amino-acid sequence MNKCFGCCIWLTLMYSTICNSAQFNWKPGFHITPERGWLNDPHPAFSRDPKGLYHVFYQCNPNSTLPPWAPGQQDHWCHDSSEDLASWSRNPPPGIPDGSASGSVIQLNYNGSGVAVYGISKGVGLSISMDKDLMTWNTSSPAPIITTPSSINASYVGDPHIWQEEPSGDYMVLVGSAQGDPTKTGSIPQALLFNSSNLINWEYVSTVWIGNSTLGPRAECVDMFPITDQLYVYIYSSPNLGKSLWFVGKMGAGYKFQTVSKGMVDYGHFYAANSFFDSHGRRIVYGWISESLSDDTIHKNGWAGMQSVPRVISLSPDNTLLFNPVEELSLLHGDHLGYFNQIPLPENATYKLGGMGNQLHMVVTIMGKFSPNSKVGIFVLADENMKEYTAINIQNSDTNCNHIGQWSVGTNIPGADYTNFKVDGHDPTLCQKACCADSGCVAWTFADPQPLLTVDYGNNSAFPCVSHETCCWLKHANRSPVPRVNCTSGTTSTQLQLEVSTINSSLLPATNVTKSSYTAQVNSHDQLVTLEIMVDKSAVEVFVNKGEAVITSRVYPTLASSNSVILFTENTSAMFTVDAWVMKDAYKET